AAAAGATTTTACAAGTAAAGGGATATGGCTGGTGGCTAAAGGTTTAATGGTTTTTGGATGAATAACGCTGGCACCGTAATAGGCCATTTCTACTGTTTCCTGGTAAGATATTTCTTCGTACAAAACCGTGTTCGGGAACAATTTCGGATCGGCATTTAATAAACCGGCTACGTCTTTCCAGATGGTAACAGACTCGGCCGCGAGGCTGTGCGCAAAAATAGCCGCCGAGTAATCCGAACCTTCCCGGCCCAGCGTGGTGGTTAATCCTTCGGCGGTGCCTCCTAAAAAGCCTTGGGTAATAACGTGCGCATTTTGCAATAAGGGCTTTACTACCTCTTGGATTTTAGTTTGAGTAGCGCCCCAATCTACCCGGCCTTCCCGCCAAAGGTTGTCGGTCCGGATAATCGAACGGCAATCTAACCAAGTGGTGGGTAAGGCTAAATCCTGTAAATAATGTTGCAAAATTATAGAAGCCAGCAGCTCGCCGTAGCTAACTACCTGGTCGTACTGAAAATCAAATAAGGTAGTTGGGTCAATAATCGCCAGGTATTCTTCTAATTGCCGGAATAATTCCTGCAAAGACGCATGTACGGGATGCTCTGTAGAAAATAAATCCTTGGCAATGTTTACATGATAGGCTTTCAGGTTGTTTAATTCGGGCCGGAAGTCTTGTTGCTGATAAGCTTTTTCGATTACTTTTTCTAAAGCGTTGGTGGTTTTACCCATAGCCGAAACCACCACCAGAATATAGTGGCCGTTTACCAGCTGCGCCTGCATAATAGAACCCACGTTCCGAACGGAAGCGGCATCCTTCACGGAGGCTCCCCCAAATTTAAAAACTTTCATGCTTTATGTTCCGATACCTTATATACT
The sequence above is a segment of the Adhaeribacter swui genome. Coding sequences within it:
- a CDS encoding aspartate kinase; translated protein: MKVFKFGGASVKDAASVRNVGSIMQAQLVNGHYILVVVSAMGKTTNALEKVIEKAYQQQDFRPELNNLKAYHVNIAKDLFSTEHPVHASLQELFRQLEEYLAIIDPTTLFDFQYDQVVSYGELLASIILQHYLQDLALPTTWLDCRSIIRTDNLWREGRVDWGATQTKIQEVVKPLLQNAHVITQGFLGGTAEGLTTTLGREGSDYSAAIFAHSLAAESVTIWKDVAGLLNADPKLFPNTVLYEEISYQETVEMAYYGASVIHPKTIKPLATSHIPLLVKSFLNPEAPGTIIHDCRHEKIAPAYILKQNQCLISFQEKDYAFINENNLSHIFAALANFRFKINLMQNSAISFSICTDYDETRLQLFRQSLQEQFHIHYNTGLTLFTIKNYDEASVNFLTQNKTMLLEQRSRTTFQFVSKAEPVLTSS